In a genomic window of Candidatus Thiothrix sulfatifontis:
- a CDS encoding helix-turn-helix domain-containing protein: MSMKVDTSPNRATRRIRRNRDAIRRAQIIEQIPSYTINGDPLLTEKESAAYLAVGARTLEAWRHRHPDRLPHIRVGRNVRYRRSVLDNYLQAQTVTDGRGVKK; encoded by the coding sequence ATGAGCATGAAAGTCGACACCAGCCCCAACCGCGCAACCCGTCGCATCCGTCGCAACCGTGACGCCATCCGCCGGGCGCAAATCATTGAGCAAATCCCGTCCTACACCATCAACGGCGACCCGCTGCTAACCGAAAAAGAGTCGGCGGCCTATCTCGCAGTCGGCGCTCGAACGCTCGAAGCATGGCGTCACCGCCACCCCGACCGCCTGCCCCACATCCGTGTCGGGCGCAACGTGCGCTATCGCCGCTCGGTGCTCGATAACTACCTGCAAGCCCAAACCGTCACCGACGGGCGCGGGGTGAAAAAATGA
- a CDS encoding BrnA antitoxin family protein has product MKAEYDLTDGKRGAVIPANGKTRITIWIDDDIIEAFRQRAEEEGIGYQTLVNQTLRASMTTGKALDEVVLRRIIREEMQAGNLQHAA; this is encoded by the coding sequence ATGAAAGCGGAATATGATTTAACAGACGGCAAACGCGGCGCGGTGATTCCCGCGAACGGAAAAACACGCATCACCATTTGGATTGATGACGATATTATCGAAGCATTCCGCCAACGTGCTGAAGAGGAGGGTATAGGGTATCAGACGCTAGTGAATCAAACCCTGAGAGCCAGCATGACCACGGGTAAGGCACTGGATGAAGTTGTTTTGCGTCGTATCATTCGTGAAGAGATGCAGGCAGGGAACTTGCAACACGCGGCATAG
- a CDS encoding Arc family DNA-binding protein translates to MPATQVKTKVEFKMTKVPFKLNLPEDIHDWLAKRAEANGRARSSELVQILKAVKSQDAENVPKVL, encoded by the coding sequence ATGCCCGCAACGCAAGTTAAAACCAAAGTTGAATTCAAGATGACCAAAGTTCCATTCAAGCTTAATTTGCCTGAAGACATTCATGACTGGCTTGCAAAACGTGCTGAAGCTAATGGTCGGGCGCGTAGTTCTGAATTGGTGCAAATTCTGAAAGCCGTAAAAAGCCAAGATGCTGAAAACGTACCAAAGGTTTTGTAG
- a CDS encoding toxin-antitoxin system HicB family antitoxin produces MEETKRSKRIARAMSGEHYDHRAQLAVERLAVYHSRELDRGELPVALYYSGKVSLCLTPELHAQAAAAAKASSRSLNGWLVEIIKRGVENPIEKL; encoded by the coding sequence GTGGAAGAAACCAAACGATCTAAACGCATAGCCCGCGCAATGTCGGGCGAACATTACGACCATCGCGCACAACTGGCAGTTGAAAGACTTGCTGTTTACCATTCGCGGGAACTGGACAGAGGAGAACTACCCGTAGCCCTTTACTATTCCGGCAAAGTGTCTTTGTGCCTTACCCCGGAGTTACACGCACAAGCAGCAGCAGCGGCTAAGGCATCATCCCGAAGCCTGAATGGTTGGCTCGTTGAAATCATCAAGCGAGGCGTTGAAAACCCCATAGAAAAGTTATAA
- a CDS encoding AbrB/MazE/SpoVT family DNA-binding domain-containing protein — protein sequence MTTATLRTVGNSVAVVIPKQWLSMLGLEAGAKVEMSIEGGKLTLQPKSATRRKKYKLADLLSKCDPSAPIPTAVTEWDNLPATGNEVW from the coding sequence ATGACCACCGCAACATTACGCACCGTCGGTAATTCCGTCGCTGTGGTAATCCCTAAGCAATGGCTATCCATGTTAGGGCTGGAAGCAGGCGCAAAAGTAGAAATGAGCATCGAAGGCGGCAAGCTCACATTACAGCCAAAATCAGCGACTAGACGCAAAAAATACAAATTAGCAGACCTGCTAAGTAAGTGTGACCCATCCGCACCTATCCCAACAGCCGTAACCGAATGGGACAACCTACCAGCGACGGGGAATGAAGTATGGTAA
- a CDS encoding ProQ/FINO family protein, with protein MTDTPKKTLSITRKPANSGPVNATAGTIQRSGKRIIRRDELPQVQRIPAPKPKPAASAKPKKPRKPPAPKKQVTPPSQLKIRELNDRLNAFRVWFDFQPLAIGIEKEIFRLVNEEHFPGASKRVVQKLLRMHVNHGVYLQNLKHGTDRYQLDGTPDGTIDDYQRQLATDTLTKRLQGKS; from the coding sequence ATGACCGACACCCCGAAAAAAACCTTAAGCATTACGCGCAAACCTGCCAACAGTGGCCCGGTAAATGCCACCGCTGGCACAATCCAACGCAGCGGCAAACGCATCATCAGGCGTGACGAACTGCCGCAAGTGCAGCGCATCCCCGCACCCAAACCCAAACCAGCCGCCAGCGCCAAACCCAAAAAGCCGCGCAAGCCACCCGCACCTAAGAAGCAAGTCACACCACCGTCACAACTGAAAATCCGCGAATTGAACGACCGCCTAAACGCCTTCCGCGTCTGGTTCGACTTCCAACCGCTGGCAATCGGCATTGAAAAGGAAATTTTCCGACTGGTGAACGAGGAGCACTTCCCCGGCGCAAGCAAAAGGGTTGTGCAAAAGCTGCTGAGGATGCACGTTAATCACGGTGTCTACCTGCAAAACCTCAAACACGGCACAGACCGCTATCAGCTCGACGGCACACCCGACGGCACGATTGATGACTATCAGCGCCAGCTCGCAACGGACACCCTCACCAAACGACTACAGGGCAAAAGCTGA
- a CDS encoding replication initiation factor domain-containing protein: protein MAKRFDRDEWEDSLTRINRILAEKHARESGAFSAVSGDAGGAEYPPYCNTGGYDDSHKISKLQKTEKSYDLNVTAVDWLRLTTTDLDAYAQTMGDLLADGGLFNHADMDVKWTDKGMHGYDSSAAILIWKDNDYLTVGHIAKAESGRNKGGLLELTGTGCKVLQLEHPALWLELFNLLQYHDWRISRVDVALDLHGEYAREMGYTVPSLLLQAKNSGLFQSDRLRNPNMKQSFSMAGDWSDLAIGNITPHTYDPLEHCPAGLTAYVGNRKTADDFFRVYEKGKELLGGMAEPESIDRGWIRIEHEMSRKATGRNIPLEVMLRPDAYFCESRSGVRTILDAVRERQSLEAALQYQREQFKREKGLLLFKKLHWARHSYGRLVRTLVEQGMEASEIVDMLSRISGLKEFVFDLADPPQEYARFRVEVAV, encoded by the coding sequence ATGGCTAAGCGTTTCGACCGTGACGAATGGGAAGATTCCCTCACCCGCATTAACCGCATTCTGGCAGAGAAACACGCCCGCGAAAGCGGCGCGTTTTCCGCTGTTTCTGGCGACGCTGGCGGCGCTGAATATCCCCCGTACTGTAATACGGGGGGTTATGACGATTCCCACAAAATCAGCAAGTTACAAAAAACCGAAAAATCCTATGACCTGAATGTGACGGCTGTTGACTGGTTGCGCCTAACCACTACCGACCTTGATGCATACGCGCAAACCATGGGCGATTTGCTGGCAGATGGCGGCCTTTTCAACCATGCCGATATGGATGTTAAATGGACAGATAAAGGAATGCACGGCTATGACTCTTCAGCCGCTATCCTGATATGGAAGGACAACGACTACCTGACAGTAGGCCACATTGCCAAGGCTGAATCAGGCCGCAATAAAGGCGGATTGCTGGAGCTAACCGGAACAGGTTGCAAAGTGCTGCAACTCGAACACCCTGCTTTGTGGCTGGAATTGTTCAACTTGTTGCAGTACCACGACTGGCGAATTTCCCGCGTTGACGTGGCGTTAGACCTGCATGGCGAATACGCCCGCGAAATGGGCTACACCGTGCCAAGCCTGCTACTGCAAGCCAAGAATAGCGGCCTGTTCCAGTCCGACCGCCTACGCAATCCCAACATGAAGCAATCATTTAGCATGGCGGGCGATTGGTCGGATTTAGCCATTGGCAACATTACCCCGCACACCTATGACCCGTTAGAGCATTGCCCGGCGGGTTTGACTGCCTATGTCGGCAACCGTAAAACAGCCGATGATTTTTTTCGGGTATACGAAAAAGGCAAAGAGCTATTAGGTGGCATGGCGGAACCCGAAAGCATAGATCGGGGCTGGATCCGCATTGAGCACGAAATGAGCCGCAAAGCCACCGGGCGCAATATCCCGCTTGAAGTCATGTTACGGCCTGATGCGTACTTTTGTGAAAGCCGATCAGGTGTGCGCACAATTCTCGATGCAGTCCGTGAACGCCAGTCATTAGAGGCCGCGCTTCAGTACCAGCGTGAACAATTCAAACGTGAGAAAGGCTTGCTGCTATTCAAAAAGCTGCATTGGGCGCGTCATTCTTACGGGCGCTTAGTGCGCACGCTGGTTGAACAAGGCATGGAAGCGAGCGAAATTGTCGATATGCTTTCTCGCATCAGCGGCTTAAAAGAATTCGTATTCGATCTGGCAGACCCACCACAAGAATACGCGCGGTTTCGGGTAGAGGTGGCTGTATGA
- a CDS encoding BrnT family toxin, which produces MSVEWDKEKTNKNNKEKLNEAKHSIRLSDVEPVLYDPMGVTSEDVTAEGEHRFITVGADMFGRVLTVVYTWRGDNIRLISARKATNKEKRHYESGI; this is translated from the coding sequence ATGAGCGTTGAATGGGACAAGGAAAAGACGAATAAGAACAACAAGGAAAAGTTGAATGAAGCCAAACACAGCATCAGGTTGTCAGATGTTGAACCCGTGCTGTATGACCCCATGGGCGTTACATCCGAAGACGTGACGGCTGAGGGAGAGCATCGCTTTATTACTGTAGGTGCTGATATGTTTGGACGTGTATTGACAGTTGTTTACACATGGCGCGGCGACAACATCCGGCTTATATCGGCACGTAAAGCAACCAACAAGGAGAAACGACATTATGAAAGCGGAATATGA
- a CDS encoding tyrosine-type recombinase/integrase: MATGARESSTLLWENIDLINNTIRLEDTKNHQAHTLPLTTYTRDLLTQWQARSGQGSGLVFRATDNTSPLSSVEEVIKAIRARTNIQWAMHDLRRTFATTAENIGVRGYTLKRLINHKTGAADVTGGYIVTDVESLREPMQTITDKLLSLTSGKLSASKTAPAAINT, encoded by the coding sequence GTGGCTACCGGCGCACGCGAGTCCAGCACCTTGCTGTGGGAAAATATCGACCTGATCAACAACACGATCAGGCTGGAAGACACCAAAAACCACCAAGCGCACACACTGCCGCTCACCACCTACACCCGCGATCTGTTGACACAGTGGCAAGCCCGCAGCGGGCAGGGCAGCGGCTTAGTATTCCGGGCGACTGACAACACCTCGCCCCTGTCCAGCGTGGAAGAAGTGATTAAAGCCATCCGTGCCAGGACAAACATTCAATGGGCAATGCACGACCTGCGGCGCACGTTCGCCACCACTGCCGAAAACATCGGTGTTCGCGGTTACACCCTGAAGCGCCTGATCAACCACAAGACCGGCGCGGCGGACGTGACCGGCGGTTACATCGTGACCGACGTGGAAAGCCTCAGAGAACCCATGCAAACCATCACCGACAAGCTCTTAAGCCTGACATCCGGTAAACTATCCGCATCCAAGACCGCACCGGCGGCAATCAATACCTGA
- a CDS encoding DUF29 domain-containing protein has product MGAIAYKTDFYEWTQEQAQLLKEHRLGEIDLANLIEEVESMGASERNEFAHRLEVLLMHMLKWQYQVDYPYRRSWQLTIVEQRKRLAARLRKSPSLKHHAGEELADAYDVAKIGAERETGLPESTFPEVCPWSFEQVLDQEFMPA; this is encoded by the coding sequence ATGGGCGCAATTGCATACAAAACCGACTTTTACGAATGGACGCAAGAGCAAGCGCAACTCTTGAAAGAGCACCGTTTAGGTGAAATCGACTTGGCAAACCTGATAGAAGAGGTTGAAAGCATGGGCGCAAGTGAACGCAACGAATTCGCCCATCGTCTCGAAGTGCTGCTGATGCACATGCTCAAGTGGCAGTATCAAGTCGATTACCCCTATCGGCGTAGCTGGCAGCTAACCATTGTGGAGCAACGCAAACGACTAGCGGCAAGGCTGCGCAAAAGTCCAAGCCTAAAACACCATGCAGGTGAAGAGCTGGCAGACGCTTACGACGTGGCAAAGATCGGCGCGGAACGTGAAACGGGGCTACCTGAAAGCACCTTTCCAGAGGTTTGCCCGTGGAGCTTTGAGCAAGTGCTAGACCAAGAATTCATGCCAGCCTAA
- a CDS encoding helix-turn-helix domain-containing protein: MSTKLDTSPNRATRRIRRNRDAIRRAQIIEQIPSYTVNGDPLLTEKESAAYLAVGARTLEAWRHRHPDRLPHIRVGRNVRYRRSVLDNYLQAQTVTDGRGVRK; encoded by the coding sequence ATGAGCACGAAACTCGACACCAGCCCCAACCGCGCAACCCGTCGCATCCGTCGCAACCGTGACGCCATCCGCCGGGCGCAAATCATTGAGCAAATCCCGTCCTACACCGTCAACGGCGATCCGCTGCTAACCGAAAAAGAGTCGGCGGCCTATCTCGCAGTCGGCGCCCGCACGCTCGAAGCATGGCGTCACCGCCACCCCGACCGCCTGCCCCACATCCGTGTCGGGCGCAACGTGCGTTATCGCCGCTCGGTGCTCGATAACTACCTGCAAGCCCAAACCGTCACCGACGGGCGCGGGGTACGCAAATGA
- a CDS encoding ProQ/FINO family protein, whose translation MTDTPKKTLSITRKPANSGPVNATAGTIQRSGKRIIRRDELPQVQRIPAPKPKPAATAKPKKPRKPPAPKKQVTPPSQLKIRELNDRLNAFRVWFDFQPLAIGIEKEIFRLVNEEHFPGASKRVVQKLLRMHVNHGVYLQNLKHGTDRYQLDGTPDGTIDDYQRQLATDTLTTRLQGKC comes from the coding sequence ATGACCGACACCCCGAAAAAAACCTTAAGCATTACGCGCAAACCTGCTAACAGTGGCCCGGTAAATGCCACCGCTGGCACAATCCAACGCAGCGGCAAACGCATCATCAGGCGTGACGAACTGCCGCAAGTGCAGCGCATCCCCGCACCCAAACCCAAACCAGCCGCCACCGCCAAACCCAAAAAGCCGCGCAAGCCACCCGCACCTAAGAAGCAAGTCACACCACCGTCACAACTGAAAATCCGCGAATTGAACGACCGCCTAAACGCCTTCCGCGTCTGGTTCGACTTCCAACCGCTGGCAATCGGCATTGAAAAGGAAATTTTCCGACTGGTGAACGAGGAGCACTTCCCCGGCGCAAGCAAAAGGGTTGTGCAAAAGCTGCTGAGGATGCACGTTAATCACGGTGTCTACCTGCAAAACCTCAAACACGGCACAGACCGCTATCAGCTCGACGGCACACCCGACGGCACGATTGATGACTATCAGCGCCAGCTCGCAACCGACACCCTGACAACACGCTTGCAGGGTAAGTGCTGA
- a CDS encoding type II toxin-antitoxin system HicA family toxin translates to MNSRELIKLLKAHGWELARTRGSHHQFKHPDHGHTVTVPHPKKDLGAGIVKAIKRQAGIED, encoded by the coding sequence ATGAATAGCCGTGAACTGATAAAACTGCTGAAGGCGCACGGCTGGGAACTGGCACGCACGCGGGGCAGTCACCACCAATTCAAGCACCCAGACCACGGGCATACCGTCACCGTGCCACACCCAAAGAAAGACTTAGGAGCGGGCATTGTGAAAGCCATTAAACGGCAAGCCGGAATAGAGGATTAA
- a CDS encoding integrase family protein: MPEKINFTKTVLDALEPPNNGRRYVYDAKVNGLLLMITPPGTKSFQVRKHLDGKAARITLGRFPDMTVTQAREKALAELSLIATTRQTSYQQKQIRAEGQQFANMTLGKVFKDYLKSHKNLKPVTIADYERAVSVGFSDWESLPLISITRDMVEERHRERSQHSEARANNEMRVLRCIFNYAAEEYFDDNQQPLIKSNPVKRLSHSRAWNRVDRKQTIIKNDELPIWYEAVNSLPEWYGGALAEKARVYFLLTLFSGYRRTESSTLLWENIDLINNTIRLEDTKNHQAHTLPLTTYTRDLLTQWQARSGQGSGLVFRATDNTSPLSSVEKTIKAIRTRSGIHWEMHDLRRTFATTAENIGIRGYTLKRLINHKTGAADVTGGYIVTDVESLREPMQTITDKLLSLTSGKLSASKTAPAAINT; the protein is encoded by the coding sequence ATGCCCGAAAAAATCAATTTCACCAAGACCGTGTTGGATGCGCTCGAACCACCCAACAATGGGCGACGTTACGTCTATGACGCAAAAGTGAATGGTTTGCTGCTGATGATTACCCCGCCGGGTACGAAGTCGTTTCAAGTGCGGAAACACCTCGACGGCAAGGCGGCGCGTATCACCTTGGGGCGATTCCCTGACATGACCGTGACCCAAGCGCGGGAAAAAGCCCTAGCAGAACTCTCGCTGATAGCCACCACCCGCCAAACGAGTTACCAGCAAAAGCAAATCAGGGCAGAGGGGCAGCAATTCGCTAACATGACCTTGGGAAAGGTGTTCAAGGATTATTTGAAATCGCATAAGAATCTGAAGCCCGTCACGATTGCCGATTATGAGCGTGCTGTCAGCGTCGGTTTTTCCGACTGGGAGTCTCTGCCGTTGATCAGCATCACCCGTGACATGGTAGAGGAACGTCACCGCGAACGTAGCCAACACTCAGAGGCACGGGCAAATAACGAGATGCGCGTGTTACGTTGCATCTTCAATTACGCTGCTGAGGAATACTTTGATGACAATCAGCAACCGCTGATCAAATCCAATCCGGTCAAGCGCCTCTCTCACAGCCGCGCATGGAATCGTGTCGACCGCAAACAGACCATTATCAAAAATGACGAACTCCCGATCTGGTACGAAGCCGTGAACTCACTCCCGGAATGGTACGGCGGCGCACTGGCTGAGAAGGCGCGGGTCTATTTCCTGCTAACCCTGTTCAGTGGCTACCGGCGCACGGAGTCCAGCACCTTGCTGTGGGAAAATATCGACCTGATCAACAACACGATCAGGCTAGAAGACACCAAAAACCACCAAGCGCACACACTGCCGCTCACCACCTACACCCGCGATCTGTTGACACAGTGGCAAGCCCGCAGTGGACAGGGCAGCGGCTTAGTATTCCGGGCGACTGACAACACCTCGCCACTGTCCAGCGTGGAGAAAACGATAAAGGCCATTCGCACCAGGTCGGGTATTCACTGGGAAATGCACGACCTGAGACGCACGTTCGCAACCACTGCCGAAAACATCGGTATTCGCGGTTACACCCTGAAGCGCCTGATCAACCACAAGACCGGCGCGGCGGATGTGACCGGCGGATATATCGTGACCGACGTGGAAAGTCTCAGAGAACCCATGCAAACCATTACCGACAAGCTCTTAAGCCTGACATCCGGTAAACTATCCGCATCCAAGACCGCACCGGCGGCAATCAATACCTGA
- a CDS encoding recombinase family protein, whose product MALVGYARVSTLDQDHTAQLERLTAAGCTKVFSEKKSGTTQQGRAALDECLGWLREGDTLVFTKIDRLARSQRDLHNMVHDLEKRGVSIMALDQAIDTRTAAGKAFLGMLAVFAEFETNIRKERQLEGIAKAKTEGVYKGRKATAKAKRAEVEALLTQGMTKPKIAETLGISVASVYNVLKAA is encoded by the coding sequence ATGGCACTGGTAGGATATGCACGGGTTAGCACACTTGACCAAGATCACACGGCGCAACTTGAACGCCTGACAGCGGCGGGATGTACCAAAGTATTCAGCGAGAAGAAAAGCGGCACAACTCAACAGGGCAGAGCCGCGCTTGATGAATGCCTTGGGTGGTTACGTGAAGGGGATACGCTGGTATTCACCAAGATAGACCGGCTGGCACGTTCACAGCGTGACCTGCACAACATGGTTCACGACCTTGAAAAGCGCGGCGTGTCGATCATGGCGTTAGATCAAGCGATTGATACCCGCACGGCGGCGGGTAAGGCATTTCTCGGAATGCTGGCAGTATTCGCAGAGTTTGAAACCAACATCCGCAAAGAGCGGCAACTTGAAGGCATTGCTAAGGCAAAAACCGAAGGTGTCTACAAGGGGCGCAAGGCAACCGCCAAGGCAAAGCGGGCAGAGGTTGAAGCCTTGCTCACCCAAGGCATGACTAAGCCGAAGATTGCCGAAACCTTGGGGATCTCTGTTGCCAGCGTTTACAACGTACTGAAAGCCGCTTAA
- a CDS encoding type II toxin-antitoxin system HicB family antitoxin → MYYPVAIEQGDANHAYGVIVPDIPGCFSAGDTLDEALMQAEDAILLQLEEYLDNGKPFPQPSPMEALRHQQAYEGFIWSITKVDVSKLSGKSTRVNISLPERILQLIDAAAERDGETRSGFIARAALGHIRQSAH, encoded by the coding sequence ATGTATTACCCAGTAGCCATAGAGCAAGGCGACGCTAACCACGCTTACGGCGTGATCGTTCCAGACATTCCGGGCTGTTTTTCAGCGGGGGATACCTTGGATGAAGCACTGATGCAGGCAGAGGATGCAATCCTATTGCAGCTTGAAGAGTATCTGGATAACGGGAAACCCTTCCCGCAACCCTCACCAATGGAAGCCTTGCGCCACCAGCAAGCCTATGAAGGGTTCATTTGGTCGATAACCAAAGTGGATGTGAGCAAACTATCAGGCAAGTCCACACGGGTGAATATCAGCCTGCCGGAACGTATCCTTCAACTCATAGACGCGGCGGCGGAACGTGACGGCGAAACCCGTTCAGGATTCATTGCTCGTGCTGCACTAGGGCATATCCGGCAATCCGCACACTGA
- a CDS encoding IS30 family transposase yields the protein MAYGHLTSEERHYIETRHKMEDSTTAIALALGRSQSTISRELGRNRGQRGYRHKQAHNNAQCRHAEKPKAVKLTPALTLSIDSLLEQQWSPEQISGRLKGEGKVCVCHEAIYQHVLKDKRAGGKLYLNLRRHAKTYRKRYGSTTGSVKGIPNRVDIDERPEVVNQRERLGDWEADTMIGKGHQGALVTLDERKSKLRLAFPVANKTAEAVTCSIITLLSGFKEWVHTLTFDNGKEFAKHEQVAQAIGCKTYFAKPYHSWERGQNENANGLLRQYFPKAMGLLDVTTRQVLEAVHKLNNRPRKCLGFKTPYEVFRELSGMDAEKLVGYALIT from the coding sequence ATGGCATACGGACATCTTACCTCTGAAGAGAGGCATTATATCGAAACACGGCACAAGATGGAGGATTCCACCACGGCAATAGCGTTAGCACTGGGACGCAGCCAATCGACGATTAGTCGTGAACTGGGTCGTAACCGAGGTCAACGTGGCTACCGTCACAAGCAAGCGCACAACAATGCTCAGTGCCGCCATGCAGAGAAGCCGAAAGCGGTCAAGTTAACCCCGGCACTGACGCTCAGCATTGATAGCCTGCTGGAACAGCAATGGAGTCCTGAACAGATCAGCGGCAGACTAAAAGGAGAAGGCAAGGTGTGTGTTTGCCATGAAGCCATTTACCAGCATGTCCTGAAGGACAAGCGTGCGGGCGGCAAGCTGTACCTGAACCTGCGCCGCCATGCGAAGACCTACCGTAAGCGTTATGGCAGCACCACGGGCAGTGTCAAAGGCATCCCCAACCGGGTGGACATTGACGAACGCCCAGAGGTGGTCAATCAGCGTGAACGGCTAGGCGACTGGGAAGCGGACACCATGATTGGCAAGGGACACCAAGGCGCATTAGTGACACTGGACGAACGCAAATCCAAGCTACGTCTGGCGTTCCCAGTAGCGAACAAGACTGCTGAAGCGGTGACGTGCAGCATTATCACCTTGCTGTCCGGCTTCAAGGAGTGGGTACACACGCTCACCTTCGATAACGGCAAAGAGTTTGCCAAACATGAGCAAGTTGCCCAAGCCATTGGGTGCAAAACGTATTTCGCCAAGCCCTACCATTCGTGGGAGCGCGGGCAAAATGAGAACGCCAATGGGCTGTTACGCCAATACTTCCCCAAAGCAATGGGATTGTTGGACGTGACGACTCGACAGGTGTTGGAGGCTGTACATAAACTCAACAACAGACCAAGGAAATGTCTGGGGTTCAAGACACCTTACGAGGTGTTCCGCGAGCTATCCGGCATGGATGCTGAAAAGTTGGTGGGTTATGCACTTATTACTTGA